One Desulfovibrio litoralis DSM 11393 genomic region harbors:
- a CDS encoding ArsR/SmtB family transcription factor: protein MNTRYIKELPNHWLPIEKVFSALGDQIRQKILLLFEPNEEISIKTIVETIGLSRSAVVHHLKILEEAKLLVPRKQGRELMYKVNYIVALEAVDKLKIYIQEEFNHDTN from the coding sequence ATGAATACAAGATATATAAAAGAACTACCTAACCATTGGCTTCCTATAGAAAAAGTCTTTTCCGCTTTAGGCGATCAAATAAGACAAAAAATTTTATTGTTGTTTGAACCAAATGAAGAAATTTCAATAAAAACAATCGTTGAAACCATAGGGTTAAGCCGAAGTGCAGTGGTACACCACCTAAAAATTTTAGAAGAAGCAAAGTTGCTTGTTCCTCGCAAACAAGGGCGAGAATTAATGTATAAAGTAAACTACATAGTGGCGTTAGAAGCGGTTGACAAACTTAAAATTTATATCCAAGAAGAATTTAATCATGACACAAACTAA